From the Paenibacillus sp. FSL H8-0548 genome, one window contains:
- a CDS encoding Na(+)/H(+) antiporter subunit F1 has translation MFEKIMLLAMFLLSISVVIALYRVIKGPSIHDRILALDSIGYIVIGIVAVLSIMLDSHAYLETILLIGILAFLSTIALSKYMERGAVIERKSDD, from the coding sequence ATGTTTGAGAAAATTATGCTTCTTGCCATGTTCCTGCTCTCGATCTCAGTTGTAATCGCCTTGTATCGTGTCATCAAAGGACCATCCATTCATGACCGCATACTAGCTCTGGATTCCATCGGATACATTGTTATTGGAATTGTTGCCGTACTCTCCATCATGCTGGATTCCCATGCTTATCTAGAAACGATACTGCTGATCGGTATACTGGCTTTTCTAAGTACGATTGCCTTAAGCAAATACATGGAAAGAGGTGCTGTAATTGAACGCAAAAGTGACGATTGA
- the mnhG gene encoding monovalent cation/H(+) antiporter subunit G has protein sequence MNAKVTIEIVVGILIMSGTVMSLLSSLGIIRLPDVYNRAHASTKSATLGILCILLGAFLYFFYTHGVSSIRLLLGIVFVFLTAPVAGHLIIRSAHRSKVALADISVQDDLQDYLDSEKDVESSSTTS, from the coding sequence TTGAACGCAAAAGTGACGATTGAAATTGTAGTCGGTATCTTAATCATGAGCGGCACTGTCATGAGTCTGTTAAGCTCACTCGGTATTATTCGTCTTCCAGATGTGTATAATCGGGCCCATGCCTCAACGAAAAGCGCAACGCTTGGCATTCTATGTATTTTATTAGGAGCGTTCCTCTATTTTTTCTATACGCATGGCGTCTCCAGCATACGCCTGTTGCTCGGAATTGTATTCGTCTTTTTGACGGCTCCTGTCGCCGGACATCTCATTATTCGTTCCGCACATCGCTCAAAGGTCGCACTTGCTGATATTAGCGTTCAGGATGATCTTCAGGATTATTTAGATAGTGAAAAGGATGTTGAATCAAGCAGCACTACTTCTTGA
- a CDS encoding phosphotransferase: MRKVFGTGYSVSNVTKMHGGAQKVVYKIDCTNKFSCILYVWDITMNYFQEEIANEAINERSYGSDLFEINNKYLLENEIKTPILYNLNKDRSRYTFDFAFVEYINGHKAEVYFHNPDPRVKDQIFEKVGDMLTGMHAKERPIYGKPNQLGSHMEGCHLLQLENAIMQLSYVSQHIESIRANQSKLLETLYELESKIEPRSRYGFIHGELGPDHILVNDNFEPYLIDIEGAEFFDIEHEHSFLELRFGDFYRYLKNDNLDRNRMLFYRFHHHISLTSGGLKLLHRGFPDQQFAKGLAEHHGIRTMQFIED; the protein is encoded by the coding sequence ATGCGAAAGGTTTTTGGTACTGGTTATTCAGTTTCGAATGTAACGAAAATGCATGGTGGTGCTCAAAAGGTGGTCTACAAGATAGACTGCACCAATAAATTTTCCTGCATACTGTATGTATGGGATATTACTATGAATTATTTTCAAGAGGAAATAGCAAACGAAGCTATAAATGAACGATCCTATGGCAGCGATTTATTCGAAATAAACAACAAATATTTATTGGAAAATGAAATTAAAACCCCGATTCTTTATAATTTGAATAAAGATAGAAGCCGGTATACTTTTGATTTTGCCTTTGTTGAATATATAAACGGACATAAGGCTGAAGTTTATTTTCACAATCCCGATCCAAGAGTTAAAGACCAAATATTTGAAAAGGTTGGAGATATGCTTACAGGCATGCACGCCAAAGAAAGACCTATCTACGGGAAACCAAATCAGCTCGGAAGTCATATGGAGGGCTGTCATCTTTTGCAATTGGAAAATGCAATAATGCAGTTATCCTATGTATCCCAACATATTGAAAGCATCAGAGCAAACCAAAGCAAGCTGCTCGAAACATTGTATGAGCTTGAATCAAAAATTGAACCTAGAAGTCGGTATGGATTTATACACGGGGAGCTAGGTCCGGATCATATATTGGTTAATGACAATTTCGAACCTTATTTAATCGATATCGAGGGAGCTGAGTTCTTTGATATTGAGCACGAACATAGTTTTTTAGAATTGCGTTTTGGGGATTTTTATCGGTATTTGAAGAATGATAATCTTGACCGTAACAGGATGTTATTCTATCGATTCCATCACCACATATCCTTAACCTCAGGCGGTTTGAAGCTGCTTCATAGAGGATTTCCAGATCAACAATTTGCCAAAGGTCTTGCCGAACATCATGGCATACGTACAATGCAATTTATCGAAGACTAA
- a CDS encoding Na+/H+ antiporter subunit D, with the protein MSNILVLPIIIPLLTAMTMIFFRRRVRLQQILAVVSLLLMTGINIFIVHRVSQQGIIVLDVGGWQAPYGISLVGDMLSALLVLVATFICLMCTLFAFGSVDNDHKVYFVYPFILLLTCGVNGSFLTGDLFNLFVFFEVMLISSYVLLSLGGKKLQLRESIKYVIINVISSTLFVIAIAYLYSITGTLSMAHLSERIAIIGQDGLLTTVSFLFLAVFGLKSGLLLFFWLPGSYSAPPPAIAALFAALLTKVGIYAIMRTFTLIFYHQPEITHTVIIIMAALTMILGALGAISHWEIKKILAYNVIVAVGFILFGVGVGSFDSLTGALFYLIHDMFAKALIFILGGAIISIFGTDKLRSISGLILFRPSLGWLFFIAALALAGVPPLSGFVGKVIILKEGITEGHLIMSVIGIATSLLVLYSVMKIFIHSFWGETLLSEGDQKATGTSSLLPGSILTALIIGMGLGAEWVLFYVQQAAEVMANPSLYVDAVFRRIN; encoded by the coding sequence ATGAGTAATATATTGGTTTTGCCGATCATCATTCCATTACTAACCGCAATGACGATGATCTTCTTCCGTCGGCGTGTACGTTTACAGCAAATATTAGCGGTCGTAAGCTTGCTGCTTATGACTGGAATTAACATCTTCATCGTACACCGCGTTTCACAGCAGGGCATCATCGTGCTTGATGTCGGCGGTTGGCAAGCACCCTATGGCATTTCTTTAGTCGGAGATATGCTGTCGGCCCTGCTCGTACTCGTTGCAACATTCATTTGCCTAATGTGTACGCTGTTCGCATTCGGTTCCGTTGACAACGATCATAAGGTTTACTTCGTCTATCCATTCATTCTCTTGCTAACCTGCGGTGTGAATGGCTCCTTTCTGACAGGCGACCTTTTCAACCTGTTCGTCTTCTTCGAAGTCATGCTGATCTCTTCCTATGTTTTGCTCAGTCTTGGCGGGAAAAAGCTTCAGCTTCGTGAATCTATTAAATATGTCATTATTAATGTCATCTCATCAACATTGTTCGTAATCGCGATTGCCTACTTATATTCCATAACCGGAACGCTTAGTATGGCTCATCTCTCTGAGAGAATCGCAATCATCGGTCAGGACGGTCTGCTTACGACTGTAAGCTTCTTGTTTCTAGCAGTGTTTGGTCTTAAATCAGGTTTATTGCTATTCTTCTGGTTGCCAGGCTCCTACAGTGCTCCACCTCCTGCAATTGCAGCATTATTCGCAGCGCTGCTTACCAAAGTCGGTATTTATGCCATCATGCGCACATTTACGTTAATATTCTATCATCAGCCGGAGATTACTCACACCGTCATCATTATCATGGCCGCCCTGACAATGATATTAGGCGCGTTAGGGGCTATCTCTCATTGGGAAATCAAAAAAATTCTAGCCTACAACGTCATCGTTGCCGTTGGCTTCATTCTCTTTGGTGTTGGCGTGGGAAGCTTCGACTCTTTGACTGGCGCTCTGTTTTATTTAATTCATGATATGTTCGCAAAAGCGCTTATTTTCATTCTTGGCGGAGCGATTATTTCAATCTTTGGAACGGATAAGCTGCGCAGCATCAGCGGACTGATTTTGTTCCGGCCGTCACTTGGCTGGCTGTTCTTTATCGCAGCACTCGCACTTGCCGGTGTACCGCCGCTGAGTGGTTTCGTGGGCAAAGTCATCATACTTAAGGAAGGCATTACCGAAGGCCATTTAATTATGTCGGTCATCGGAATTGCTACGAGTCTTTTAGTGCTCTACTCTGTCATGAAAATCTTTATTCACAGCTTTTGGGGTGAAACTCTCCTCAGTGAAGGAGATCAGAAGGCGACCGGCACCAGTTCCTTATTGCCTGGCTCCATACTAACTGCATTAATTATCGGAATGGGACTCGGCGCGGAGTGGGTGTTGTTTTATGTTCAGCAGGCGGCTGAGGTTATGGCGAACCCTTCATTGTACGTGGATGCTGTCTTCAGAAGAATCAATTAA
- a CDS encoding Na+/H+ antiporter subunit A, with protein MTLLHIAILIPFFSVPFIPLLYKFLHRIHTGWFVMLIPLMLLIYFAGYYPIHQPLEPVIQSVPWIPTLKVHFSLYMDSLSLLFALLITGIGTLVVLYSIFYMSKDREKLNFFYAYLMLFMGAMLGSVLSDNLIVLYAFWELTSVSSFLLIAFWFHRKRSRYGAQKAMFITMTGGFSMLLGFIILYVASGTFSIRELIAMSDQVSQHSLFIPAMFFILIGAFTKSAQFPFHIWLPDAMEAPTPVSAYLHSATMVKSGVYLVARLTPIFGGHLEWFWTITIVGLITLFIGSSLAIKQSDLKALLAYSTISQIGLIMSLLGIGSMALNSNYSESSLMFAGAALAGIFHLINHSIFKGCLFMMIGILDHETGTRDIRRLGGLMHLMPISFTLTMIGAFSMAGLPPFSGFISKEMFFTGVLTASRSMDSWVVFIPIIAWIASIFTFVYCMILIFKAFTGPYQPKQLERKPHEAPLGMLISPMILAALVITLFFFPNLIATSLLEPIVKEILPQAFANGEEWHVHISVWHGFNTELLMTIGIVVIGSLLYIYLTKFRNIYDSIPLKFSLNKVYDRGLIEMERIAGLITKFYMTGSTTHYLSYLFVFVIVMVGGSLIFQDAIYLDFSDNSPIELYEYMLGFTMVAAAIYMLFTKSRLISIIAVSVIGYIVSLFFVIFRAPDLALTQLVVETISTALFLLCFYFLPKVNKYVTNVRFRISNAIIAIGVGLTLTVIGLSAQGHHLFEPISDYYKDSYKLAGAKNMVNAILVDFRAFDTMLEIVVLFVAGLGIYTLIKLRHARRKEH; from the coding sequence ATGACATTATTACACATTGCTATCCTGATACCATTTTTCTCTGTACCTTTCATTCCACTTCTTTACAAATTTTTGCATCGAATACATACGGGTTGGTTCGTCATGCTCATCCCCCTCATGCTATTAATTTATTTCGCTGGCTATTATCCTATTCACCAGCCGTTAGAGCCCGTCATTCAATCCGTGCCTTGGATTCCAACACTTAAAGTCCATTTTTCATTATATATGGACAGCCTGTCCTTACTATTCGCACTGCTCATTACAGGCATTGGTACGCTCGTCGTGCTTTATTCCATCTTCTATATGTCTAAAGATCGTGAAAAGCTAAATTTCTTTTATGCATACCTCATGCTATTCATGGGTGCAATGCTCGGGTCAGTTCTATCTGACAATCTCATTGTTCTGTATGCGTTCTGGGAGCTTACTAGCGTATCCTCATTTTTACTGATCGCGTTCTGGTTTCATCGGAAAAGATCACGTTATGGGGCTCAGAAGGCTATGTTCATTACGATGACTGGTGGATTCTCAATGCTCCTCGGCTTCATTATCCTGTACGTTGCCTCAGGTACATTCAGCATCCGCGAGCTGATTGCAATGAGCGATCAAGTATCGCAGCATTCGCTATTTATTCCAGCTATGTTTTTTATACTCATTGGCGCATTTACGAAATCAGCGCAATTCCCATTTCACATTTGGCTGCCAGACGCAATGGAGGCGCCTACTCCAGTCAGTGCTTATTTGCACTCTGCTACGATGGTGAAATCCGGCGTGTACCTCGTCGCGCGTCTAACGCCAATTTTCGGCGGTCATTTGGAATGGTTCTGGACCATCACGATTGTTGGCCTCATTACTTTGTTCATCGGCTCCTCCTTAGCCATAAAGCAAAGTGATCTTAAGGCACTGCTTGCCTACTCGACCATCAGCCAAATTGGCTTAATCATGAGCTTGCTCGGGATCGGCTCCATGGCACTGAACAGCAATTATAGTGAAAGCTCTTTAATGTTTGCAGGTGCTGCACTTGCGGGTATCTTTCATTTAATCAACCATTCCATCTTCAAAGGCTGTTTGTTCATGATGATTGGTATTCTCGATCATGAAACCGGAACACGGGATATACGGCGTTTAGGTGGTTTGATGCATCTTATGCCCATCTCGTTCACCTTGACAATGATCGGTGCATTTTCCATGGCGGGACTTCCACCGTTTAGCGGCTTTATTAGTAAAGAAATGTTCTTTACAGGTGTACTCACAGCCTCCCGCTCAATGGATTCATGGGTCGTCTTTATTCCAATTATCGCGTGGATAGCTAGTATATTTACTTTCGTATATTGTATGATTCTAATTTTCAAAGCCTTTACAGGCCCTTATCAGCCTAAGCAGCTGGAGCGTAAGCCGCATGAAGCACCACTTGGTATGCTTATCTCCCCCATGATCTTAGCTGCACTTGTCATCACCTTGTTCTTCTTTCCGAACCTCATTGCGACATCGCTACTAGAGCCGATCGTAAAAGAAATTTTGCCTCAGGCCTTCGCAAACGGTGAGGAATGGCATGTTCATATTTCCGTATGGCACGGCTTCAACACAGAGCTTCTTATGACGATAGGAATTGTCGTTATCGGATCGCTGCTATATATCTATTTAACCAAATTCCGCAATATATACGACAGTATTCCATTAAAATTCAGCTTGAATAAAGTCTATGACCGCGGGCTTATAGAGATGGAACGTATTGCCGGCCTGATCACAAAATTTTACATGACTGGATCGACAACACATTACTTGTCCTACCTCTTCGTATTTGTAATCGTTATGGTAGGAGGCTCGCTAATTTTTCAAGACGCGATCTACCTCGACTTTTCGGACAATTCTCCTATCGAGCTTTATGAGTATATGCTCGGATTCACGATGGTCGCAGCAGCCATCTATATGTTATTTACGAAATCGAGACTGATCTCGATTATAGCCGTAAGTGTTATCGGCTATATTGTTTCATTGTTTTTCGTTATCTTCCGTGCACCCGACCTGGCGCTCACGCAGCTTGTCGTTGAAACGATTTCAACTGCTTTGTTCCTTCTTTGCTTCTACTTCTTGCCGAAGGTGAACAAGTATGTGACCAACGTGAGATTCCGCATTTCTAATGCCATTATTGCCATTGGTGTCGGGCTTACGCTAACTGTAATCGGTCTATCCGCGCAAGGACATCATTTGTTCGAACCGATTTCAGATTATTACAAGGATTCGTACAAACTTGCCGGGGCAAAAAATATGGTTAATGCTATTTTGGTTGACTTCCGTGCCTTCGATACGATGCTGGAAATCGTCGTTCTTTTCGTTGCAGGCTTAGGAATTTATACCTTAATTAAGCTGCGCCACGCAAGGAGGAAGGAACATTGA
- a CDS encoding Na+/H+ antiporter subunit E, with amino-acid sequence MTTQILLNLLIAFVWMLLNESFNIVILGVGYVIGFFIVFATRRFFPEPFYGRKIVAIFKLFSLFIMELFKSSIVVIMQVTRPKLSIEPGIFRSETVLKTDLEITLLSTLLTLTPGSVVMEIDPKAGVMFIHAMDVTEFRNSISKTKRKFEQAIIEVMR; translated from the coding sequence ATGACAACTCAAATTTTATTAAATTTATTGATCGCCTTCGTGTGGATGCTGCTCAATGAATCGTTTAACATCGTCATCTTGGGAGTAGGCTACGTTATTGGATTTTTTATTGTTTTCGCGACAAGACGATTTTTCCCTGAACCATTCTATGGCAGGAAAATAGTAGCGATTTTCAAATTATTTTCTCTCTTCATCATGGAGCTTTTTAAGTCCAGCATCGTGGTCATTATGCAAGTTACACGTCCTAAGCTTAGCATTGAACCTGGTATTTTCCGTTCAGAAACCGTGCTGAAAACCGATTTGGAAATTACACTTTTATCAACGCTGTTAACTTTAACACCTGGCTCTGTCGTAATGGAAATTGATCCTAAAGCAGGGGTCATGTTCATTCATGCTATGGATGTGACGGAATTCCGCAATAGTATTTCCAAAACAAAACGCAAGTTTGAACAGGCGATTATTGAGGTGATGCGATAA
- a CDS encoding Na(+)/H(+) antiporter subunit C: protein METFITIIAGVLFTVGTYLILNKNLLRIILGITIFSHATHLMLLSINGLKKGAAPLLGENAASYTDPVPQALILTSIVISFALTAFLLVLGYRTYVELGTDNMKQLRGNPHE, encoded by the coding sequence ATGGAGACATTCATTACTATAATAGCCGGGGTACTCTTTACAGTCGGAACCTATCTCATCCTAAACAAAAACCTGCTCCGGATCATTCTTGGCATAACGATTTTTTCTCATGCTACGCATCTCATGCTGCTGTCCATAAACGGCTTAAAAAAAGGAGCAGCGCCCCTTCTCGGGGAAAATGCAGCCAGCTATACTGATCCTGTGCCGCAGGCATTGATTTTAACTTCGATCGTCATCAGCTTTGCGCTGACTGCCTTTCTTCTTGTGCTTGGCTACCGCACTTATGTAGAGCTAGGTACCGATAATATGAAGCAACTGAGAGGTAATCCACATGAGTAA
- the ltrA gene encoding group II intron reverse transcriptase/maturase has protein sequence MIEKVLSRENMLSALARVEANKGSHGVDGMSVKDLRRHIVQNWQTIRESIENGTYEPSPARRVEIPKPNGGTRLLGIPTVTDRLIQQAITQVLTPVFDPTFSEHSYGFRPKRRGHDAVRKARTYMQEGHRLVVDIDMEKFFDRIHHDRLMAKVAQRVPDKAVLRLIRSYLKAGVMEGGLVQATTEGAPQGGPLSPLLSNIVLDELDKELEKRNLRFVRYADDCNIYVKTWKAGDRVMRSITTFIEDKLKLKVNRRKSAVDRPWKRKFLGFTFSWDKQNPRIKMAKTSLQRVKAKIKAITSRSKPIPIEMRIKELNPYLTGWCGYYALTDTKSVFRELDAWTRRRLRMCVWKQWKQPKTKVRKLQSLGVPKQKAYEWGNSRKKYWRIASSPILDRSLNNQYWSSLGLKSLTDRYNQLRNMT, from the coding sequence ATGATTGAGAAAGTGCTGTCACGAGAAAATATGCTGTCGGCGCTAGCAAGGGTTGAGGCGAATAAAGGAAGCCATGGTGTAGATGGTATGTCGGTAAAAGACTTACGCAGACACATCGTACAAAACTGGCAAACCATTCGCGAAAGCATCGAGAACGGAACCTATGAACCGAGTCCAGCGAGGCGGGTCGAAATCCCGAAACCGAACGGTGGAACTCGGCTCTTAGGCATACCGACCGTGACAGACCGCCTCATACAACAGGCGATCACGCAAGTATTGACCCCTGTATTCGACCCGACGTTCTCCGAACACAGCTATGGATTTCGCCCGAAAAGGCGAGGACATGATGCGGTAAGGAAAGCACGTACGTACATGCAAGAAGGACATCGCCTTGTGGTGGACATTGACATGGAGAAATTTTTCGACCGCATCCATCATGACCGCTTAATGGCAAAAGTGGCGCAGCGAGTACCAGATAAGGCGGTACTGAGGCTGATCCGCTCTTACCTAAAGGCGGGAGTCATGGAAGGTGGTCTCGTCCAAGCAACAACAGAAGGAGCACCGCAAGGGGGTCCACTCAGTCCGTTATTATCGAATATCGTATTAGACGAACTAGATAAAGAACTGGAGAAGAGGAACCTTCGCTTCGTGAGATACGCCGATGACTGTAACATTTACGTGAAAACGTGGAAGGCAGGAGATCGGGTGATGAGATCCATAACCACATTCATTGAGGATAAACTGAAACTGAAAGTTAACCGAAGGAAAAGTGCGGTAGACCGTCCGTGGAAACGCAAATTTCTGGGGTTCACGTTCAGCTGGGATAAGCAGAACCCGCGAATCAAGATGGCAAAGACATCCCTGCAACGAGTGAAAGCCAAGATCAAGGCGATCACCTCCCGCAGCAAACCGATCCCAATCGAAATGCGGATTAAAGAACTCAATCCGTATCTAACAGGTTGGTGCGGTTATTACGCACTAACCGACACGAAGAGTGTATTTCGAGAGTTGGATGCATGGACGAGAAGAAGACTTCGAATGTGTGTCTGGAAACAATGGAAACAACCTAAGACAAAGGTTAGAAAACTACAGTCTCTGGGAGTTCCGAAACAGAAGGCGTACGAGTGGGGGAATTCAAGGAAGAAATACTGGCGAATCGCAAGTAGTCCAATTCTCGACCGATCATTAAATAACCAATACTGGTCATCTCTTGGTCTAAAGAGTCTAACGGACAGATACAACCAATTGCGGAATATGACATGA
- a CDS encoding Na(+)/H(+) antiporter subunit B — protein sequence MTFSIYILFAGHHNPGGGFIGGLITASALVLLYIAFDLQSVRDIIPVDFKQLAAAGVIVAVLTGTASFIFDVPFLTQTFTYVELPILGKTELATAVIFDLGVYMTVVGTTMTIITSISEDEK from the coding sequence ATGACCTTCTCGATTTATATCTTATTTGCAGGACATCATAATCCTGGGGGCGGCTTTATCGGCGGACTCATTACAGCTTCTGCCCTTGTTCTGCTTTATATTGCTTTCGATCTACAATCTGTGCGCGATATTATTCCTGTCGACTTCAAGCAGCTGGCCGCAGCAGGCGTTATAGTCGCTGTACTAACGGGAACGGCATCATTCATCTTCGATGTCCCCTTTCTAACACAAACGTTTACTTATGTGGAGCTTCCCATATTAGGAAAAACGGAGCTTGCTACAGCTGTCATTTTCGATTTAGGCGTATATATGACCGTTGTTGGAACGACAATGACGATAATTACGAGTATAAGCGAGGATGAAAAATAA
- the dhaK gene encoding dihydroxyacetone kinase subunit DhaK — MKKIINKPENMVIEMCSGIVMAHPELEFVKKYKIVKKKEINENKVSLISGGGSGHEPAHAGYVGKGMLDAAVCGDIFASPSQIQIYQAIKATVSKKGTLMIIKNYSGDVMNFKNAANMAREDGIEVDYVRVDDDISVQDSLYTVGRRGVAGTIFVHKIAGAAAEEGRSLAEVKAAAEKAAANVRSIGFALTSCTVPAKGTPTFEIAEDEMEYGVGIHGEPGIRREKMITADMLASRMVEALLADLSVDLHHPAEISLLINGFGGTPLQELYLLNNAVTRELARRGHIQICKTFVGNYMTSIDMVGASVTIMKLDEELKTLLFKESDTPAFKVSGFMESPAYIDISEEMTEEALVSYETETSNDYAQINGNTMTLNNIVYLVDKMSEIIIKNEVAFCELDSYVGDGDFGMSIAKGFRQLKREWKHILEHSSTDIGTFLDACSLIIMEYCGGASGPIWGSAFRSASKAVAAKKELTIADFAEMMQAAVDGIQATGERSFGRGAVVGDKTLIDALVPCADSWSENALAGANFKTVFADGAKAAIEGADKTKDIVARMGRAGNVGERSLGYPDAGAYGLAVIFKELSDHMK, encoded by the coding sequence ATGAAGAAGATCATCAATAAGCCAGAAAACATGGTCATCGAAATGTGCAGCGGGATTGTGATGGCTCATCCCGAGCTCGAGTTTGTGAAGAAGTATAAAATTGTTAAGAAAAAAGAAATCAATGAAAACAAGGTTAGTTTAATTAGTGGCGGCGGCAGCGGTCATGAGCCTGCGCATGCGGGATATGTCGGTAAAGGTATGCTTGATGCAGCGGTATGCGGTGATATTTTCGCCTCTCCTTCTCAAATTCAGATTTACCAAGCGATTAAAGCGACTGTTAGCAAAAAAGGAACGTTGATGATTATTAAAAATTACAGTGGTGATGTGATGAACTTCAAGAATGCTGCTAATATGGCACGCGAAGATGGCATTGAAGTGGATTATGTTCGAGTGGATGATGATATTTCAGTACAAGACAGCTTATACACGGTAGGACGCCGAGGCGTAGCGGGAACGATATTTGTACATAAAATTGCCGGGGCGGCAGCAGAGGAAGGGCGGAGCTTGGCAGAGGTGAAGGCTGCTGCGGAGAAAGCAGCTGCCAATGTTCGAAGCATCGGATTCGCCTTAACCTCATGTACAGTTCCTGCAAAAGGAACTCCAACCTTCGAGATCGCCGAAGATGAGATGGAATATGGCGTTGGCATTCATGGAGAGCCGGGTATTCGACGTGAAAAAATGATCACAGCGGATATGCTGGCAAGCCGAATGGTGGAAGCACTTTTAGCGGATTTGAGCGTTGATTTACATCATCCTGCTGAGATTTCATTGCTGATCAATGGATTTGGAGGAACTCCACTGCAAGAGCTCTATCTCTTAAATAATGCTGTAACTCGGGAGCTTGCTAGGAGAGGGCATATACAAATTTGTAAAACCTTTGTTGGAAATTATATGACCAGCATAGATATGGTTGGAGCCTCCGTTACGATTATGAAATTGGACGAGGAGCTGAAAACACTTTTATTCAAGGAAAGCGATACACCTGCCTTTAAAGTTTCAGGATTTATGGAAAGCCCCGCCTATATTGATATTTCCGAGGAAATGACAGAAGAGGCTTTGGTTTCCTATGAAACAGAAACATCCAACGACTATGCCCAAATCAACGGCAATACGATGACATTAAATAATATCGTTTACTTAGTAGATAAAATGAGCGAAATTATTATTAAAAATGAAGTAGCATTTTGTGAGCTGGATTCCTATGTTGGTGACGGAGATTTCGGCATGAGCATCGCCAAAGGATTCCGACAGTTGAAGCGAGAATGGAAACATATTTTGGAACACAGCAGTACGGATATTGGAACCTTTCTGGATGCTTGTTCTTTAATCATAATGGAATATTGCGGCGGTGCTTCCGGTCCCATCTGGGGATCAGCGTTCCGCTCGGCGAGTAAGGCTGTTGCTGCGAAAAAAGAATTAACGATAGCTGACTTTGCTGAAATGATGCAAGCAGCGGTAGACGGCATACAAGCTACAGGCGAGCGTTCTTTTGGGCGAGGAGCTGTGGTCGGCGATAAAACGTTGATTGATGCACTTGTGCCATGTGCGGATTCCTGGTCGGAGAATGCTCTTGCAGGAGCGAATTTTAAAACTGTCTTTGCGGATGGGGCCAAAGCAGCAATTGAAGGAGCAGACAAGACAAAGGATATCGTGGCAAGGATGGGACGAGCGGGTAACGTAGGCGAGCGAAGCCTTGGTTATCCGGATGCAGGAGCGTACGGCTTGGCTGTTATTTTCAAAGAGCTTTCGGATCATATGAAATAA